Proteins co-encoded in one Sus scrofa isolate TJ Tabasco breed Duroc chromosome 14, Sscrofa11.1, whole genome shotgun sequence genomic window:
- the TLX1 gene encoding LOW QUALITY PROTEIN: T-cell leukemia homeobox protein 1 (The sequence of the model RefSeq protein was modified relative to this genomic sequence to represent the inferred CDS: deleted 2 bases in 1 codon), whose translation MEHLGPHHLHPGHAEPISFGIDQILNSPDQGGCMGPASRLQDGEYGLGCLVGGAYPYGGGGPAAGAGAGGAGAYGAGGPSGPGGPAGSSGGGGACSMGPLAGSYNMNMALAGGPGPGGGGGSGSGGGGALSASGVIRVPAHRPLAGAVAHPQPLATGLPTVPSVPAVPGVNNLTGLTFPWMESNRRYTKDRFTGHPYQNRTPPKKKKPRTSFTRLQICELEKRFHRQKYLASAERAALAKALKMTDAQVKTWFQNRRTKWRRQTAEEREAERQQANRILLQLQQEAFQKSLAQPLPADPLCVHNSSLFALQNLQPWSDDSTKITSVTSVASACE comes from the exons ATGGAGCACCTGGGTCCGCACCATCTCCACCCGGGCCACGCGGAGCCCATCAGCTTTGGCATCGACCAGATCCTCAACAGCCCGGACCAGGGCGGCTGCATGGGGCCCGCTTCGCGCCTCCAGGACGGAGAATACGGCCTTGGCTGTTTGGTTGGAGGCGCCTACCCTTACGGCGGCGGGGGCCCcgcggccggggccggggccgggggcgcAGGAGCCTATGGCGCCGGAGGCCCGAGTGGACCCGGTGGCCCGGcgggcagcagcggcggcggcggcgcctgtAGCATGGGCCCGCTGGCCGGATCCTACAACATGAACATGGCCTTGGCGGGCGGTCCCGgtcccggcggcggcggcggcagcgggagtggcggcggc ggggcaCTGAGCGCTTCGGGTGTGATCCGGGTGCCCGCGCACAGGCCGCTAGCTGGAGCAGTGGCCCACCCCCAACCTCTGGCTACCGGCTTGCCCACCGTGCCCTCTGTGCCTGCTGTACCGGGGGTCAACAACCTCACTGGCCTCACCTTCCCCTGGATGGAGAGTAACCGCAGATACACAAAGGACAGGTTCACAG GTCACCCCTATCAGAATCGGACGCCCCCCAAGAAGAAGAAACCGCGCACGTCCTTCACGCGCCTGCAGATATGCGAGCTGGAGAAGCGCTTCCACCGCCAGAAGTACCTGGCCTCGGCCGAGCGCGCCGCCCTGGCCAAGGCGCTCAAAATGACCGACGCGCAGGTCAAAACCTGGTTCCAGAATCGGCGGACTAAGTGGAG GCGGCAGACTGCAGAGGAGCGTGAAGCCGAGAGGCAGCAGGCGAACCGCAtcctcctgcagctgcagcaagaaGCCTTCCAGAAGAGCCTGGCGCAGCCGCTGCCTGCCGACCCGCTTTGCGTGCACAACTCATCGCTCTTCGCCCTGCAGAACCTGCAGCCCTGGTCTGACGACTCGACCAAGATCACCAGCGTCACGTCCGTGGCGTCGGCCTGTGAGTGA